The Fontisubflavum oceani genomic interval AAAGCAAGAAGCGGCGGAAGCTTTTGATCTGGTCGAACTCCTGCTTCCCGTCGTCGCCGCCCACTTCGATCCCGTATTTCTGGATCAGAAGCGGCACCATATTGCCGCGATAGCGTTTGCCGTTGCGCTGGATGCCGCAGATTTTGTCGAAGAAGCTGGATAGGATGCGCGTGTAAGGGTTGCGAACGCAGGTGAAGGCGTAGGATTTGTGACCCTTCACATTCGCCTCAATCTTGGGCTGGCTGTCCTCCAGGGCCCATTTATGCAGCCCGTCCTTGGCGTCATGGATGTCGCCGTCGAAGAACTTGCCCTGGTCGGAGTAATACATGATCTGACCGATGGTCGAGCAGGCGCATTTGGGCACCACGCGGTAGACCACGCTTTCGCTTTCGGTCATCCATGTTCCCGGAAAACCCATGTTTTCGGACCTCCTACGCTACGTCGCACGCTTTATACCGCGCGGATTGATCCCGAAAAAGCAAAGAACTAGGGTTACTTCAACCGCTATTAGGCATTAGTGGCACAACGATACCGAAAGATTGAGGCCTCTGTTTCGAAAATGGCAAAAATCGCCTTCATCCTTTTGTGTCACAAGGATGCGCCTGCCATCATCCAGCAGGCGGAGCGTCTGACGGCGACGGGCGATTATGTGTCGATCCATTTCGATGCGCGCGCCAAGCCAGCCGATTATGCTGCGATCACATCGGCGCTTGCAGACAATCCGGGCGTGGTCTTTGCCCGCAAGCGGATCAAATGCGGGTGGGGTGAGTGGTCATTGGTGCAGGCCAGCCTCTATGCCCTTGAGGCGGCTGAGGCAGCGTTCCCGAAAGCGACGCATTTCTACATGCTGTCGGGCGATTGTATGTCCGTGAAATCAGCGGCTTATGCCAAGAAATTCCTGGACGGCGCAGATAAGGACTATATCGAGAGCTTCGATTTCTTCACCTCGGATTGGATCAAGACCGGCTTCAAACGGGAACGTTTGGTGTATCGCCATCTGGTCAATGAGCGGAAGCATAAATGGCTGTTTTATGCGCTGTTCAACACGCAGCGGCGGTTGGGGCTGGAGCGCAAAATCCCCGAAGATATCCAGATCATGATCGGCAGCCAGTGGTGGTGTCTGCGCCGGCGCACGATTGAGGCGGTGCTGAAATTCTGCCGACAGCGGCCGGATGTGATCCGATTTTTCCGCACCACCTGGATTCCCGACGAGACGTTTTTTCAAACCATCGTGCGACATCTTGTGGCCGATGTGGAGATCGAGTCCCGGTCGTTGACCTTCAAAATGTTCTCCGATTACGGGATGCCGGTGACCTTCTACAACGATCATTACGATTTGTTGTTGAGCCAGGATTACCTGTTCGCCCGGAAAATCAGCCCCGAAGCGACCTTCCTCAAAGAACGATTGGGCGCGCTTTGGGCGTCGGACAAGACCGATTTCGCGCTGTCGGGCGATGGTCGACGGCTGCACGGCTTCCTCACGGGGCGGGGCCGGATCGGGCGGCGGTTCGCACCACGGTTCTGGGAGCGCGAGGCGACCTTGGGCCAGGATCGCGAATTGCTGATGATCGTCTGCAAGAAATGGCATGTGGCCAAGCGGCTGTTACACGCGGCCGAAGCGGCCACCGGTATAACGGGGATCGAGTATCTTTTTGACGAAGCCGGGTGTGATGTCCCCCATCTTGGCGGGATTGAACGCACGCTCGAGAAGCGCAACCGGCATCGCCGTGCCTTGATGCGGATGTTGTTCGATTATCACAACACGGATCGGATGATGATCTGTCTTGATCCCAATAATATAGACCTCATTGGGGATTTTACCTCGGATCGCGCAAATACCAAATTGTTGGAAATCCAGTGCACTTTCGATGACCGATATTTGATCGGACATGCGGAGCGTGTGGGGCTGGCGGCGCCCGATTCACCGCCGGAAGTTATCGGTCGGATTTTGCCCACATTGCGCTATGAGTTCGACTATGAATCGGCACGCATTCGCGAAGCGGAGTTCCCAAATCATCTGCGCCTGCGTCAGGATCGCAGCACAGATGAGAACACCGAGGTTTTGCAGAGCTTTTTCCGGAGCACAAAAGAGACGGCCTGGAAACTGGCCGAAACCCCGCACCTGTTCGCAGATTAAGCCGCCGGCGCTTTGGTAGAGGTCAGTTCGACAAACACATCCTCGAGATTGGGTTCCTCGGTCGCCACATCTCGGATCGTGATGCCCGCCGCGCGCACCGCTTGAAGGATCGTATCGGCCGAGACGGTGGAGCGGCGATAGGAAAACACCAGCGCCCCATCGGCCCGTTTACTGCATTCCACGCCGTCGGGCGTTTGAACCGGACCGGCGACGCCCTCGGGCATAATCACCAGAGTCTTCGCATCCATCTGCGCCAAAAGTGTCTCGGTACGGTCGCGGACGATCACCTCGCCATGGTTGATGATCGCGATCTCGTCACACATTTCCTGCGCCTCTTCCAGGTAATGGGTGGTCAAAATGATTGTCATCCCCTGTTCATTCAGCTTGCGGACATTGGCCCAGAGCATCTGCCGCAGCTCGATATCGACGCCTGCCGTCGGCTCATCCAACACCAGGATTTGCGGGCTGTGGACCAGGGCTTTGCCCAAGAGCAACCGCCGCCGCATCCCGCCAGAGAGAGACCGGGCATAGGCCTCGGCTTTGTCTTCCAGGCCGATCAGCGCGAGAATCTCGTCGGTGCGGCGTTGCGCTTTCGGCACGCCGTAAAGCCCGGCCTGGACCTCCAAGGCGCCGCGCGGGGTGAAAAACGGATCGAGGTTCAACTCTTGTGGCATCACGCCAATCGCGGCCCGGCTCTGTCGCGGGTTCACATCCTGGTCGAAGCCCCAGATATTCACCTTGCCCGATGATTTTGTCACCAAACCGGCGAGTATATTGATCATTGTGGATTTGCCGGCACCATTGGGCCCGAGAAGTCCGAAAATCGAGCCCTGCGGAATCGTCAGATCGACCCCTTTGAGCGCTTCTTTCGCCGCGCCACGTCCGGCCGCCGCGTAGGTTTTGCGCAACCCGGTCAATTCAATCGCATTGCCTGACATTTTGCCTCCGCTGGCTGGGCTTGCCCGACGCCGGGCAACCTGCAATATGAACGGGACTTATGACGGGATGGACGGCCCGACAAGCGTGAGGACGAGCAAAATGACCCAAGATGCCCCGGAAACCGAAGTGGTAAGCACCTGGCGCGTGGCCTGCGATGGGGGCGAGGGCGCGCTTGGCCATCCGCGGGTTTGGTTGCAGATTGGGCAGGATGTCGGTTGGGCCGAATGCGGCTATTGCGACAAGAAATACATCCATGAAGATTTCGCGGATCAGCTCGACAAAGACTGACGCTGCCTATCGCAGGCGCCGCAGGCTGCATTGTCGGTCAATGGCGTTGAAGCCGTCTACAGCAGTGGCCGGGTAGAGCCTATTCCGTGGCCAGGCCGAGATCGATTTGGTGGTCGCCGCACTGAAAGACGGCCTGCCCGTGGCGCCTCTCGATGAATGTCCCGATGTTCGAGCCGAACAGCAGGCCCAACTGCGCCGTGCCGAGTGTACCGAAGGCCTCAACCGCATCGGTGGCCAGATCTCGGGTGAAGACCGACATCGAACCGGTTTGCCCATTGCTACATCGAAGCCAGATCATCGGCTGGTCGGGGTAAAGGATGCCGTTACAGACCGCACCGGTTGACATCGTCGCTTTGATATTGCCGAAATCCCACCCGCGAAGATGACCGGCAAGCGCGACCTCGTTGGCCTGGCAGCCGACCAGATGGCTGCAATTGCGCATTCGGTCGTCATGAGGCAGGCACAGTGGATCCAGGGCCAGATCGGCGACGGCAGGCATCCCCGTGAAAGTGGCAAGCAGGATCGACGCGAGTCGGGTCAGCATTGTGTCTCTCCAATAAGGGCAACTCGGAACGGCCGATCCGACGCGACCGTGCCCCAGAGGCGCAAATCACCGCTCGCACCCGGTTCGACGGCGGGGTAGAACAGATCATCGGCAATCCGGAGGCAGCTATGGCATTTGGCAAAGGGCATCATCTTCACCTGGTCGATGGCTCGGCTTTCATCTTCCGAGCCTATCATGCTTTGCCGCCGTTGACCCGGAAATCGGACGGGCTGCCGATTGGGGCGGTCAGCGGCTTTTGCAACATGATCCACAAGATGATCGAGTCGAATACCGGCCCGGATGCGCCGACCCATGCGGCAGTGGTGTTTGACAAGGGCTCACATACCTTTCGCAACGACATGTATGATCAATACAAGGCCAATCGCGACGCGATGCCCGAGGATCTACGCCCGCAGATCCCGCTGACCCGGGAGGCGACGAAAGCGTTCAACTTGGCCTGTCTGGAGCTGGAGGGGTATGAGGCCGATGACATAATCGCCACGCTCGCCCGCCAGGCGCGGGACGCCGGAGGACGCTGCACCATCATCTCCTCCGATAAGGATCTGATGCAGCTTGTCGGCGGCGGGGTCGAGATGCTGGACGCGATGAAGAACGCGCGGATCGACAGCGAGGGGGTGGAGGCCAAGTTTGGCGTCGGCCCGGACAAGGTGATCGATGTGCAGGCGCTGGCGGGCGACAGCGTGGATAACATCCCCGGCGCGCCGGGGATCGGCGTTAAGACCGCGGCGCTTTTGATCAATGAATACGGGGATTTGGAGACACTTCTTCAATGTGCCGAAGAGATCAAACAGCCCAAGCGCCGCGAAACCCTGATCAATTTTGCCGATCAGATTCGGCTCTCGAAGCGTCTGGTCACGCTGGATGCGGAGACACCGATTGATGTGACGTTGGAGAGCTTGGAGGTGAAGGACCCGGAGCCGGAGGCCTTGATGGGGTTCCTGGCTGAGATGGAATTCCGCACGCTGACGCGCCGGATTGCTGAGCAAATGGGCGTCGAGGCGCCCGAGATCAAAGAGGTCGCCGCGCCGGTAACAGAGGCCGCGCCCGAGGTGAAACCGTTCGACATTTCGGCCTATGAGATCGTGCGGGAGATGCCCGCGTTGGAGGCCTGGATCGCGAAGGCGCATGCGGTGGGCTATGTGGCGGTGGATACCGAAACCACTGGCCTGAACGAGATGACCGCCGAATTGGTTGGCGTCTGCCTCTCCACGGCGGCGGGCGAGGGGTGCTATGTGCCGGTTGGCCACAAAGAAGGCGGCGATGACCTCTTCGGCGGCGCGAAGCTGGCCGATGGGCAATTGCCGCTGGACGATGTGCTGGCCGCGTTGAAGCCGATGTTGGAGGACACGTCTGTTCTGAAGATCGGGCAGAACATGAAATACGACGCGAAGATCTTGGCCCGCTATGGCGTCGATATCGCACCCATCGACGACACGATGTTGATGTCTTACGCGATGAATGCGGGCCATCATGGGCATGGGATGGACACCCTGAGTGATCGCTATTTGGGCCATGAACCGATCCCGATTAAGTCTTTGCTCGGCAGCGGGAAATCGCAGATCACCTTTGCCGATGTCAGCATTGAGGACGCAGCGCCCTATGCCGCCGAAGACGCCGATATCACGCTGCGTCTTTGGCAGCAGTTCAAGCCGGGTCTGCACCGTGCCGAGGTGACAACGGTCTATGAGACCTTGGAGCGCCCACTGGTGCCGGTTCTGGCCCGGATGGAGATGGCCGGGATCAAGGTCGACCGCGACACGCTTTCCCGGATGTCGAACGCCTTTGCGCAGAAAATGGCGGGGTTGGAGGCGGATATTCATGCCCTGGCCGGGACGCCGTTCAATGTGGGCTCCCCAAAGCAACTGGGCGAGATTCTCTTCGATCAGATGGGCTTGGAGGGGGGCAAAAAGGGCAAAACCGGCGCGTATGCCACCGGCGCGGATGTCTTGGAAGACCTTGCCTCGCAAGGCCATGATCTGCCCGCGCGTGTGCTTGATTGGCGGCAATTGTCGAAGCTGAAATCGACCTACACCGATGCCTTGCAGGACCATATCAATGCCGATACGGGGCGCGTGCATACGTCTTATTCGATTGCGGGTGCGAATACCGGGCGTTTGGCCTCCACCGATCCGAATTTGCAGAACATTCCGGTGCGAACCGAGGAAGGTCGGCGCATCCGTGAGGCGTTTATCGCGGAGCCCGGCAAGACGCTGGTCTCGCTTGATTATTCGCAGATCGAGCTGCGTATCTTGGCGCACATTGCCGGGATCGATGCGCTGAAACAGGCGTTCAAAGAGGGACAGGACATTCATGCGATCACCGCGTCTGAGATGTTCAATGTGCCGCTGGATGAGATGACGCCGGATGTGCGCCGCCAGGCAAAGGCGATCAATTTCGGGGTGATCTACGGGATTTCCGGCTTCGGCCTGGCGCGCAATCTGCGCATCCCACGGGCCGAGGCGCAGGGCTTTATCGACCGGTATTTTGAGCGCTTCCCGGGCATCAAGGACTATATGACCGAGACAAAAGAGTTCGCGAAAACAAATGGATATGTGCAGACGCTGTTCGGCCGGAAAATCCATACGCCCGAGATCAATGCCAAAGGCCCCAAGGCAAGTTTCGCCTATCGCGCGGCCATCAATGCGCCGATCCAGGGCACGGCGGCGGATGTGATCCGCCGGGCGATGATCCGGATGGAGGCGGCGATTGAGGGGCTGCCCGCGAAGATGCTGCTGCAGGTGCATGATGAATTGCTGTTTGAGGTCGAGGACGGCGCGGTGGACGATCTGATCGGTGCCGCGCGCGAGGTGATGGAGGGCGCCGCCGATCCGGCGGTGAAGCTCTCGGTGCCGCTGACGGTCGATGCGGGGCAGGGGGCGAATTGGGCGGAGGCGCATTGAGGTGCCCTGGGGCTGAAACATGCTGATTGCCTTCAACAAACCGATGAATGTGCTGAGCCAATTCACCTCTGAAGGGGGTGGCCTGGGTTGGATGGGTTCGGCCTGCCGAAAGGGGTTTATGCGGCGGGGCGGTTGGATCGGGACTCCGAGGGGCTGCTTCTGCTCACTGATAATGGGAAATTGCAGGCGCGGATCGCGTCACCACGCGCCAAGATGCCCAAAACCTATTACGCGCTGGTCGAAGGTGTGCCGGGAGCGGAGGCGCTGGAGGCGCTTCGAGCGGGCGTCGCGTTGAAAGACGGGCAAACGCGCCCGGCGCACGTCGCGGCCACCGATGTGCCGGAGTGGCTTTGGCAGCGTGATCCGCCGGTCCGCTTTCGCAAGACGGTCACCGATCGCTGGCTGCGCCTGACCTTGACCGAAGGCAAGAACCGACAGGTGCGGCGGATGTGTGCTCATGTCGGGCTGCCGGTTCTGCGGCTGATCCGATGGTCGATTGGACCTTATGATTTGACTGGTTTGGCCCCCGGTGCATGGCGCGAGGTGACCCCATGAGTAAGACGGAGACTGTCACAGTGAAGAGCCGGGCCGCGCTGAGGGCGTGGCTTGAGGCCAATCATGCCAACACGTCCTCGATCTGGCTGGCGACTTACAAGAAACATCATCCCGAGTATCTGCCGTGGAACGAGGCGGTGGAGGAGTTGCTCTGTTGGGGCTGGGTTGATGGGCAAGTGGCGGCGCTGGATGCGGACCGGATGAAGCACCGGGTCGCGCCGCGCGATGAGAACTCGACCTGGTCGGCGGTGAACAAAGAGATCGTCACCCGGATGCGCGCCGAGGGGCGGATGACGCCGGCGGGCGAGGCGAAAATCGCGGCGGCGGAAGCCAACGGGATGTGGCATTTCCTGGATGATGTGGAACGGCTGGAGGTGCCGCAGGATTTGGCGGAGGCGCTTGGCGACTTACGCCCTGTTTGGGACGGATGGCCGCGCACTGTGAAGCGTGGCACCTTGGCGTGGATCAAGACCGCCAAGACGCAGCCAACGCGAGAGAAACGCATCACCGATGTGGTTGAGAGCGCGCGGGCCGGGCTCAGGCCAAGTCCGGCCCGGCGCTAGGGCGACGCGCCGTTACACTTGACCCGGCAGCGCGGATGGCGATCCCTAGTGGCGCATCACAAGAGAGGGTCACATGAGCGCTTTGGTCTCTGTCATCAATGAAACCGGTCCGGTTGCCGAAGTGCAGCTCAATCGGCCCGAGAAGAAAAACGCGGTGACGCTGGAACTTCTGGCGGAGCTGGCGGCGGCGGGCGAGGCGCTCGCAGATCAGCCGGGGCTGCGCGCGGTTGTTCTGAGCGGCGCGGGCGGAGATTTCAGCGCCGGGATGGATACAGGCGTGTTGATGCAGATGGCCGGTCGGCTGGACGAGGTGAAGGCCGAGATGGTTGCGCCGCCGGATGGCGCCATTGCGAACCGGTTCCAACGCCCGGCCCAGGTTTGGCAAGAACTGCGGGTGCCGGTCATTGCCGCGATTGAGGGCGTGTGTTTCGGGGCCGGGATGCAGATCGCCCTTGCGGCCGATTTTCGGATCGCCGCGCCCGAGGCGAAACTGTCGATCATGGAGGCGAAATGGGGCTTGATCCCGGATATGGGGATCAGCCTGTCCTTGCCGCGTCTGATGCCGGTGGACCGCGCCAAGGCGCTGATTATGACGGGCCGGGTCTTGTCGGGGAGGGAAGCTTTGGACGAGGGGCTGGTCACGCGTGTCGCCGAGGATCCGCTGGCGGCGGCGCGCGAGTTCGCCGAGGAATTGGCCGAGAAATCACCGGATGCAGTGCGGGCGGGAAAGACCTTGGCGGATGCGCTTTGGGGCCGCGATGTAGCGCCTGATCTGGCCCTGGAAGCGCGGCTTCAGGCCGATCTGATGGGGGCGCCGAACCAAGTTGAAACCGTCATGGCGCACATGCAGAAACGCCCGGCGGTCTATAAGTAGCCCGCCGATTGAACGCTGATCTGAGCGGCGGTTTTCCGTTTTTCACGTCAGCCTGTCAGCGAAAGTCGCGCGGCCGAAGCCCTCCCCGCAAAGCGGTGCCGCAAGGCGTGATGGGTTGCGAAACCCTCTCCCGGAGACGGGTGCGGCGGGCGGCGGTTCGTTTCCGGGACAGGGATCATCGGCGCGGGCCGTCAGTGGCGTTGGCAAGTGGTGAGATGCCGCGGGCCTAGCAAGCGAAGGGGCCGCGCGATCCGCACGGCCCCCTCTTTCTGACAAGTCTTTCCCCCAAAAGACCCGCAGTATCAGGCCAGCATCACCATCGGGTTTTCGAGATTATCGACTATGGCTTGCAGAAGCTCGGCACCAAGGGCGCCATCAATCACCCGGTGATCGACGCTAAGCGTGACTGACATCACGGTGGCCACGGCCAATTCGCCGTCTTTGCCAACGATGGGTTTTTTGACGCCCGCGCCGACGGCGAGGATGGCGCCATGCGGCGGGTTGATCACGGCGTCGAAATTGTCGATGCCGAACATGCCGAGATTGGAGATTGCGAAACTGCCGCCCTGATACTCATGCGGTGCCAATTTGCGTTCCCGGGCACGGGTGGCGAGGTCTTTCATCTCAGCGGAAAGCGCGGAGAGGGACTTCATCTCGGCATCTTTCAGAACCGGGGTGAAGAGCCCGCCTTCGATCGCCACGGCCACAGCCACATCCGAGGGCTTCAGGCGCAGCGTGCGGTCATTGGCCCAGACCGAATTGGCCTCGGGCACCTGTTGCAGCGCATTGGCGCAGGCCTTGATGATGAAATCATTGACGCTGAGCTTGGTGCCGCGGGCTTCGAGTTGCTTATTGAGCTGTGACCGGAAGGCCAGCAGCGCGTCGAGTTGAATGTCGCGGCGCAGGTAGAAATGCGGGATGGTCTGTTTCGCCTCGGTAAGCCGCGCGGCGACGGTTTTACGCATCCCGTCGAGTTTGACCTCTTCAAACTCCCGGCCTTCGTACATCTTCAGGATCGTTTCGGTGGCCGGACCTGCGGCCATGGCGGCGGCGGGTGCGGCGGCGGCCGCCGGGCTGGCGGCGGGGGCTGCGGCTTGCGGCGCGGCGGTGGCGCCTTCCACATCGGCTTTCACGATCCGGCCTTTTGGGCCGGAGCCTTTGATCTGCGCCAGGTCGAGGCCTTTGTCTTTGGCGATGCGGCGGGCCAGCGGGCTGGCGAAAATCCGGCTGCCATCGGCGGCGGCGGGCGCGGCGGGGGCAGGGGCCGCGCTCTCGGAGCCCCCTGCGGGTGCCACCTCGGGCGCGGCGTCAGACGCCTTCGGCGCTTCCGGCACGGTGGCAGGCGTCGCACTGCCGACATCATCGGCGCTTTCGCCATCGTCGAGCAGAACGGCAATCGCGACATTCACTTTGACGCCCTCGGTCCCCTCGGGGACCAGGATCTTGCCGATCACCCCTTCATCGACTGCCTCGAACTCCATCGTGGCTTTGTCGGTTTCGATCTCGGCCAGAAGGTCGCCGGAGGAGACCTCGTCGCCCTCCTTGACCAACCATTTGGCCAGCGTGCCTTCTTCCATGGTTGGCGAGAGGGCGGGCATCAGAATTTCGGTGGGCATGTCTTAACTCTCCTCTGCGAGCGCCAGGGCATCAAACGGGGCGCGCGGGGTTGTTTTCCGGCCGCCAACACGCGGACCGCATCGGTCAGGGCGTGTTGATTGGCGGCGATCCATTCATAAGCGTCGCTGTGGCTCACCTTGGCATCGCGCGCATATTCCGAAGACAGGAGCGCATCACTGACCAAGACCTCCACCGGTTTGCCGTCTAGATCGACGACCACCCGGTAGGCCTGTTCCAGTTTATCTTTGCCAAGGACTTGCATGAGCTTAGCGATAGGTGACTTGTTTGACGGTCTCGATCACCTCGGCGGTGGTGGTGAGCGCCAGTTTCTCCAGGTTTGCGGCATAAGGCATCGGCACGTCTTTCCCGGTGCAATTCAGGACCGGCGCGTCGAGATAATCAAACGCATGGGTCATGATATAGGCTGACAGGTGATTGCCGATGGAGCAGACCGGGAAGCCTTCCTCAACCGTCACGCAGCGGTTGGTTTTCATCACCGATTGGATCACCGTGTCGTAATCGATCGGGCGCAGCGTGCGCAGGTCGATAACTTCGGCGCTGACCCCCTCTTCGGCCAGTTTGTCGGCGGCTTCGAGCGCGTATTGCATGCCAATGCCGAAGCTGACGATGGTCACATCCGTGCCTTCGCGCCAGATCCGGGCCTTGCCGAAGGGAATCGTGAAATCATCCAGCACCGGCACATCGAAGCTGCGGCCATAGAGGATTTCGTTTTCCAGGAAGATGATCGGGTTCGGGTCGCGGATCGCGGTTTTCAGAAGACCCTTCGCGTCGGCGGCGGAGTAGGGCATCACGACCTTCAGGCCCGGTACGTGGCTATACCAGGCCGCATAATCCTGGCTGTGCTGTGCGCCGACGCGGGCGGCGGCGCCGTTGGGGCCACGGAACACCATGGGCGCGCCCATCTGACCGCCCGACATATAGAGCGTTTTGGCCGCCGAATTGATGATCTGGTCCATCGCCTGCATTGCGAAGTTGAACGTCATGAATTCGACAATCGGGCGGAGCCCGCCAAAGGCTGCGCCGACGCCGATCCCGGCGAAACCATGTTCGGTGATCGGCGTGTCGATCACACGTTTGGCGCCGAATTCATCGAGCAATCCTTGCGAGACCTTATAGGCGCCCTGATATTCGGCGACCTCTTCGCCCATCAGATAAACCGTCTCATCGCGGCGCATCTCTTCGGCCATCGCGTCGCGCAGCGCTTCGCGAACTGTGGTGGGTTTCATCTCGGTGCCGGCGGGGTAGTCCGGCTCCACCGACTTGACGGCGACCGGCGCGGCCGGTGCAGCGGCCACAGGCGTCGGTGCAGGGGCTTCGGCCGCCGGGACTTCTGCGGCGGGCGTGGCCGGGCTTGGCACCGCCGATGCGTCCTCGCCTTCTTCTAGAAGAACGGCAATGGCTGCGTTGACCTTCACCCCTTCGGTGCCCTCAGGCACAAGGATCTTGCCGATCACGCCTTCATCGACGGCCTCAAACTCCATTGTGGCTTTGTCGGTCTCGATCTCGGCCATGATGTCGCCGGACGATACGGTGTCGCCCTCTTTGACCAGCCATTTTGCCAAAGTGCCTTCTTCCATCGTCGGAGAGAGCGCGGGCATGAGAATTTCGGTTGCCATGTCTGTCGTCTCCCTCAGGCGTCGGCGTAGATGTCGGTCCAGAGCTCTTCGAGCGCCGGTTCGGGGCTGGTTTTGGAGAATTCGGCGGCCTCGTTGATGATCTCTTTGATCTCTTTGTCGATCGCCTTCAGATCATCTTCCGAGGCATGTTTGCCCTGGAAGCAGCAACTCGCGCACATGTTCGATGGCGTCCCGTTCCTCGCGCATCTTCTGCACCTCTTCGCGGGTCCGATACTTCGCCGGGTCCGACATCGAATGGCCGCGATAGCGGTAGGTTTTGATCTCCAGGATGTAGGGTCCCTTGCCCGCGCGGCAGTGCGCGACGGCTTTCTCACCGGCGGCTTTCACCGCCAGAACATCCATCCCATCGACTTCTTCGCCCGGGATGCCATAGGCCGCGCCGCGTTCCCAATAAGAGGGCGATTTGGTCGAGCGTTTGGTCGAGGTGCCCATGGCGTATTGGTTGTTTTCGATTACGAAGACCACCGGCAAGTCCCAAAGCTCGGCCATATTATAGGTCTCATAGACTTGGCCCTGGTTCGCGGCCCCATCGCCGAAATAGGTGAAGGTCACGCGCCCGTTTTCTTTGTACTTATCTGCAAAAGCGAGGCCCGCACCAATTGGCACTTGCGCGCCGACGATGCCATGCCCGCCATAGAAATGCTTCTCTTTCGAGAACATGTGCATGGAGCCGCCCTTGCCCTTGGAATAGCCGCCCTCGCGACCCGTCAGTTCGGCCATCACGCCCTTGGGGTCCATGCCACAGGCCAGCATATGACCATGGTCACGATAGGAGGTGACGCGCTTGTCGCCTTCTTCGGCAGCGGCTTCGAGACCCACCACGACGGCTTCTTGTCCGATATAGAGGTGGCAGAACCCGCCGATCAGACCCATGCCATAAAGCTGTCCGGCCTTTTCCTCGAATCTGCGGATCAGCAGCATTTCGCGGTAGTATTCCAGCAGTTCTTCGGCGGAAACATTTGGTTTTGCGGCAGTTTTTGCCGTTGTCTTCCGTGCGGCCATGCGGGGCGGTCCTCCAGCCTAAGGCAGATAGTTTAACGTTGAACTACCCATAGC includes:
- a CDS encoding crotonase/enoyl-CoA hydratase family protein, with protein sequence MSALVSVINETGPVAEVQLNRPEKKNAVTLELLAELAAAGEALADQPGLRAVVLSGAGGDFSAGMDTGVLMQMAGRLDEVKAEMVAPPDGAIANRFQRPAQVWQELRVPVIAAIEGVCFGAGMQIALAADFRIAAPEAKLSIMEAKWGLIPDMGISLSLPRLMPVDRAKALIMTGRVLSGREALDEGLVTRVAEDPLAAAREFAEELAEKSPDAVRAGKTLADALWGRDVAPDLALEARLQADLMGAPNQVETVMAHMQKRPAVYK
- a CDS encoding pyruvate dehydrogenase complex dihydrolipoamide acetyltransferase, with protein sequence MPTEILMPALSPTMEEGTLAKWLVKEGDEVSSGDLLAEIETDKATMEFEAVDEGVIGKILVPEGTEGVKVNVAIAVLLDDGESADDVGSATPATVPEAPKASDAAPEVAPAGGSESAAPAPAAPAAADGSRIFASPLARRIAKDKGLDLAQIKGSGPKGRIVKADVEGATAAPQAAAPAASPAAAAAPAAAMAAGPATETILKMYEGREFEEVKLDGMRKTVAARLTEAKQTIPHFYLRRDIQLDALLAFRSQLNKQLEARGTKLSVNDFIIKACANALQQVPEANSVWANDRTLRLKPSDVAVAVAIEGGLFTPVLKDAEMKSLSALSAEMKDLATRARERKLAPHEYQGGSFAISNLGMFGIDNFDAVINPPHGAILAVGAGVKKPIVGKDGELAVATVMSVTLSVDHRVIDGALGAELLQAIVDNLENPMVMLA
- a CDS encoding pyruvate dehydrogenase complex E1 component subunit beta codes for the protein MATEILMPALSPTMEEGTLAKWLVKEGDTVSSGDIMAEIETDKATMEFEAVDEGVIGKILVPEGTEGVKVNAAIAVLLEEGEDASAVPSPATPAAEVPAAEAPAPTPVAAAPAAPVAVKSVEPDYPAGTEMKPTTVREALRDAMAEEMRRDETVYLMGEEVAEYQGAYKVSQGLLDEFGAKRVIDTPITEHGFAGIGVGAAFGGLRPIVEFMTFNFAMQAMDQIINSAAKTLYMSGGQMGAPMVFRGPNGAAARVGAQHSQDYAAWYSHVPGLKVVMPYSAADAKGLLKTAIRDPNPIIFLENEILYGRSFDVPVLDDFTIPFGKARIWREGTDVTIVSFGIGMQYALEAADKLAEEGVSAEVIDLRTLRPIDYDTVIQSVMKTNRCVTVEEGFPVCSIGNHLSAYIMTHAFDYLDAPVLNCTGKDVPMPYAANLEKLALTTTAEVIETVKQVTYR